One region of Streptomyces davaonensis JCM 4913 genomic DNA includes:
- a CDS encoding AAA family ATPase, whose product MRIAISGTYSSGKTLTSYALAHYVGIPRTRARTMRELLPEAVPGKTLEQCTAAELVQLIVRRHVDRAVHESRFEGSFISDGSSLQEWIYGAVRVVVGINPNDSVHLSELESVERTADIRVFDAVMEQLGVAFKQHVKQTYDVFVHLPNELALAADGHRPVNERFRSMADERLLEVAAELGIPAHVVGGTVEERLVEIARLFDLPALMSPEEAIAKAQAEYEALDMRTESDRASVIVR is encoded by the coding sequence ATGCGTATCGCCATATCCGGCACCTACTCCTCCGGTAAGACCCTCACCTCCTACGCCCTCGCGCATTACGTGGGAATTCCGCGCACCCGGGCCCGCACCATGCGGGAGCTGCTGCCCGAGGCCGTGCCCGGCAAGACCCTGGAGCAGTGCACCGCGGCCGAGCTGGTCCAGCTGATCGTCCGCCGCCATGTGGACCGGGCCGTCCACGAGAGCCGCTTCGAGGGCTCGTTCATCTCCGACGGCTCCTCCCTCCAGGAGTGGATCTACGGCGCGGTGCGCGTCGTCGTCGGCATCAACCCCAATGACTCCGTGCACCTCAGCGAGCTGGAGAGCGTCGAGCGCACCGCGGACATCCGGGTGTTCGACGCGGTCATGGAGCAGCTGGGCGTCGCCTTCAAGCAGCACGTGAAGCAGACGTACGACGTCTTCGTGCACCTTCCCAACGAGCTGGCGCTGGCCGCCGACGGGCACCGCCCGGTCAACGAGCGGTTCCGTTCCATGGCCGACGAGCGGCTGCTGGAGGTCGCCGCCGAACTCGGCATCCCCGCGCACGTGGTGGGCGGCACCGTCGAGGAGCGGCTGGTCGAGATCGCCCGGCTGTTCGACCTGCCGGCGCTGATGTCGCCCGAGGAGGCCATCGCCAAGGCGCAGGCCGAGTACGAGGCCCTCGACATGCGCACCGAGTCCGACCGGGCGTCGGTGATCGTGCGATGA
- a CDS encoding AvrD family protein has product MLPAKELLLDSVDDYLGPGEKRFFGSGFRRVQYRYDKVELTGGRDAPTELGSRLDVVYPADWSRKAKTRGDLRPHLSTVDGLIIAVHLSEAALTHALGLGPESRRAGRVLSVRIKAGSQPDEELTGLPVRTTVLGVPVPEGEDEAVSRLQTMVGAMRVRTDLRHPLPADTSRNPVATAAYSCPAELLGPVERQYYGTGFAARTQSVRKVAVRVAEAHASAVVDVAQEPGSVLATEGTEGLYQPFVGLIDTFVTSLQLGQILLYETDGISRGASNTLWMRTTVFQASAEPEPIRYETPLDVRLENSTLLRRDEETWRAADIVGRLAGNTVRCSVAHRLTD; this is encoded by the coding sequence ATGCTGCCCGCCAAGGAATTACTCCTCGACTCGGTCGACGACTATCTGGGGCCCGGCGAAAAGAGATTCTTCGGTTCCGGATTCCGGCGCGTGCAATACCGCTACGACAAGGTCGAGCTGACCGGCGGCCGGGACGCGCCCACGGAACTGGGCAGCCGGCTGGACGTCGTGTACCCGGCCGACTGGTCGAGGAAGGCGAAGACGCGCGGTGATCTGCGTCCGCATCTGAGCACCGTCGACGGGCTGATCATCGCCGTGCACCTGAGCGAGGCCGCCCTCACCCACGCGCTGGGCCTGGGCCCGGAGAGCCGGCGCGCGGGACGGGTGCTGTCGGTGCGGATCAAGGCGGGCAGCCAGCCCGACGAGGAGCTGACCGGTCTTCCGGTGCGCACCACCGTGCTGGGCGTGCCGGTCCCGGAGGGCGAGGACGAGGCGGTGTCCCGGCTCCAGACCATGGTCGGAGCGATGCGGGTCCGTACCGACCTGCGCCATCCGCTGCCCGCGGACACCTCCCGCAACCCGGTCGCCACGGCCGCCTACAGCTGCCCGGCGGAGCTGCTCGGGCCGGTGGAACGGCAGTACTACGGCACCGGGTTCGCGGCCCGGACGCAGAGCGTGCGCAAGGTCGCGGTGCGGGTCGCCGAGGCGCACGCCTCCGCCGTCGTGGACGTGGCCCAGGAGCCCGGCAGCGTGCTGGCGACCGAGGGCACCGAGGGGCTGTACCAGCCGTTCGTCGGGCTGATCGACACCTTCGTGACGAGCCTTCAGCTCGGCCAGATCCTGCTGTACGAGACCGACGGGATCTCCCGCGGCGCCAGCAACACGCTGTGGATGCGCACGACCGTCTTCCAGGCGAGCGCGGAACCCGAACCCATCCGTTACGAGACCCCGCTCGATGTACGGCTGGAGAACAGCACGTTGCTACGACGGGACGAAGAGACCTGGCGGGCCGCCGACATTGTCGGCCGACTCGCCGGAAACACCGTGCGCTGTTCTGTCGCGCACCGGCTGACCGACTGA
- a CDS encoding hotdog fold thioesterase, with the protein MSVSTLGPWAVTPEFRHQQLVSKMGIELVRCEPGLVIGTMPVDGNRQPVGIMHGGANAVLAETLGSLAAFLYTGPGGHAVGLDLSCTHHRWVAGGTVTGEARPLHEGRTTATYEIVITDSSGRRTCTARLTCAVSVRNHHRREANTPCATAPTAGPPPSRTPAAWPRRG; encoded by the coding sequence ATGTCCGTCAGCACGCTCGGCCCCTGGGCCGTGACTCCCGAGTTCAGACACCAGCAGCTCGTCTCCAAGATGGGGATCGAGCTGGTGCGCTGCGAGCCGGGACTGGTCATCGGCACCATGCCCGTGGACGGCAACCGGCAGCCCGTCGGCATCATGCACGGCGGCGCCAACGCCGTACTGGCGGAGACCCTGGGCTCCCTGGCCGCGTTCCTGTACACCGGACCCGGCGGCCACGCGGTCGGCCTGGACCTGTCCTGCACCCACCACCGCTGGGTGGCCGGCGGCACGGTGACCGGTGAGGCCCGTCCCCTGCACGAGGGCCGGACCACCGCCACCTACGAGATCGTCATCACCGACAGCTCCGGTCGACGCACCTGCACCGCCCGGCTGACCTGCGCCGTGAGCGTCCGCAATCACCATCGAAGAGAGGCCAACACCCCATGTGCCACAGCACCGACAGCAGGCCCCCCGCCGTCGAGAACCCCGGCAGCGTGGCCGAGGAGGGGCTGA
- a CDS encoding dienelactone hydrolase family protein codes for MCHSTDSRPPAVENPGSVAEEGLIELTSQDGTAFTAFQARPGEPNGRGVVILPDIRGVHAYYQELARRFAEAGFAAVVLDYYGRTAGLGPRDDEFEWQPHFKQLVPDSVAEDAAAAIAHLTEQNPGVTVFSVGFCLGGGHSWRLAGSGLELAGSIGFYGLPGLAEDRLPDISAPLLLLLAGDDVATTQEDFTAFRGKLDDAGKAYEYKIYDGAPHSFFDGGSPEWKDISADAWQRLLDFTARHAEPAA; via the coding sequence ATGTGCCACAGCACCGACAGCAGGCCCCCCGCCGTCGAGAACCCCGGCAGCGTGGCCGAGGAGGGGCTGATCGAGCTGACCTCCCAGGACGGAACGGCGTTCACCGCCTTCCAAGCGCGGCCGGGTGAGCCCAACGGACGCGGCGTCGTGATCCTGCCGGACATCCGCGGCGTCCACGCCTACTACCAGGAGCTGGCCCGCCGGTTCGCCGAGGCCGGGTTCGCCGCCGTCGTCCTCGACTACTACGGGCGTACGGCCGGACTCGGGCCGCGCGACGACGAGTTCGAGTGGCAGCCGCACTTCAAGCAGCTGGTGCCGGACAGCGTGGCCGAGGACGCCGCGGCCGCGATCGCCCACCTCACCGAGCAGAACCCGGGCGTCACCGTCTTCTCGGTCGGCTTCTGCCTCGGCGGCGGCCACTCCTGGCGGCTCGCGGGCAGCGGCCTCGAACTGGCGGGCTCCATCGGTTTCTACGGCCTTCCCGGCCTCGCCGAGGACCGCCTGCCGGACATCTCCGCCCCGCTGCTGCTCCTCCTCGCGGGCGACGACGTCGCCACCACCCAGGAGGACTTCACGGCCTTCCGCGGCAAGCTGGACGACGCGGGCAAGGCCTACGAGTACAAGATCTACGACGGCGCCCCGCACTCCTTCTTCGACGGCGGCTCCCCGGAGTGGAAGGACATCAGCGCCGACGCGTGGCAGCGGCTGCTGGACTTCACGGCGCGCCACGCGGAGCCGGCCGCATGA
- a CDS encoding carboxymuconolactone decarboxylase family protein, whose protein sequence is MTSEVRGTRSTRDIRDEQRGNPRFERGHAKLLELGDSGDAIFTALADVAPDMGRYVAEFVFGDLYGRGGLDDRQRQLVTLALLTALGDTERQFAFHLNLALNAGVEPQEVVDALVHGLAFVGFPRTFNGLSTAKRVFAERGLLPVAEPADAEPAVAESAAAG, encoded by the coding sequence ATGACCAGCGAGGTCCGCGGTACCCGCAGTACCCGCGATATTCGCGACGAGCAGCGCGGCAACCCCCGCTTCGAGCGCGGTCACGCCAAGCTGCTCGAACTCGGCGACTCGGGTGACGCGATCTTCACCGCGCTGGCCGACGTGGCCCCCGACATGGGCCGCTATGTCGCCGAGTTCGTCTTCGGCGACCTCTACGGCCGGGGCGGACTGGACGACCGGCAGCGGCAGTTGGTGACCTTGGCGCTGCTGACCGCGCTCGGTGACACGGAGCGCCAGTTCGCCTTCCATCTCAACCTCGCCCTGAACGCGGGCGTCGAGCCGCAGGAGGTGGTGGACGCCCTCGTGCACGGCCTGGCCTTCGTCGGCTTCCCGCGCACCTTCAACGGACTGAGCACGGCCAAGCGGGTGTTCGCCGAGCGGGGGCTGCTGCCGGTGGCCGAACCGGCGGACGCCGAACCGGCCGTGGCCGAGAGCGCGGCGGCCGGCTGA
- a CDS encoding HAD family hydrolase, with product MRRRTAAFLDVDGTVINVTSMFRFLEFRLAAEGHPPSAYRYERQRLKAMTAAGVPRAETNRAYFASYAGADVREIAALAEEWFRAELDRGDFFNEQVVEALRAHQHAGDLIVLVSGSFRACLAPIARYLDADVVVCSDPETAHGRYTGRVERPMIGEAKAEAVRTLTTTARLDLPTSTSYGDHTSDLPLLRMTGRAVVVGEDPEMREQARRHGWTVWPRHHLPQDSQLAHSRHPRP from the coding sequence TTGCGACGACGCACAGCCGCGTTCCTCGACGTCGACGGCACCGTCATCAACGTCACCAGCATGTTCCGGTTCCTGGAGTTCCGGCTGGCCGCGGAGGGCCATCCCCCGTCGGCGTACCGCTACGAACGCCAGCGCCTGAAGGCCATGACGGCGGCGGGGGTGCCGCGCGCGGAGACCAACCGCGCCTACTTCGCCTCGTACGCGGGAGCCGATGTCCGCGAGATCGCGGCGCTGGCCGAGGAATGGTTCCGCGCCGAACTGGACCGGGGCGACTTCTTCAACGAGCAGGTGGTCGAGGCGCTGCGCGCGCACCAGCACGCGGGGGACCTGATCGTGCTGGTCTCCGGCTCCTTCCGGGCCTGCCTGGCCCCGATAGCCCGGTACCTCGACGCCGACGTCGTGGTGTGCTCGGACCCGGAGACCGCGCACGGCAGATACACCGGCCGGGTGGAGCGCCCGATGATCGGCGAGGCAAAGGCGGAAGCGGTCCGCACCCTGACGACCACGGCCCGCCTGGACCTCCCCACCTCCACGTCCTACGGCGACCACACCTCCGACCTCCCGCTGCTGCGCATGACGGGCCGGGCGGTGGTGGTGGGCGAGGACCCGGAGATGCGAGAACAGGCCCGCCGCCACGGCTGGACGGTCTGGCCCCGCCACCACCTCCCGCAGGACTCTCAACTGGCACACAGCCGCCACCCACGTCCCTGA
- a CDS encoding triphosphoribosyl-dephospho-CoA synthase — protein MTSREDEALARAAVTALTDQLALTSKPGLPDRSHPTHHTLRWSAKSLTPGLAAMAAAARRTGEPTPGLRAELGAIGRCTEHSVTLAGGGHRGALWTLGLLVAAAAINPTEPTATAKRIAAFPDKGAPRRPSRGSSVSAKYGAAGARGEARAGFPHVRRALDALTAGTPMPQSRLNALLTIMSTLQDTELLYTAGPSGLRHVQAGAREVLEAGGTESAAGAKALTALTTDLHTRGWTPRGSAGLLAGALFLEELSP, from the coding sequence ATGACGAGCCGCGAGGACGAAGCACTGGCGCGGGCAGCGGTCACCGCGCTGACGGACCAGTTGGCCCTGACCTCGAAACCGGGCCTCCCGGACCGCTCCCACCCCACCCACCACACCCTGCGCTGGTCGGCAAAGTCCCTGACTCCCGGCCTCGCAGCAATGGCAGCAGCGGCCCGCCGAACCGGCGAGCCAACTCCAGGCCTACGCGCGGAACTGGGCGCGATCGGCCGCTGCACAGAACACTCCGTAACGCTTGCAGGCGGCGGCCACCGAGGCGCCCTGTGGACACTGGGCCTACTGGTGGCGGCAGCGGCGATAAACCCGACCGAGCCCACAGCCACGGCAAAGCGCATCGCCGCGTTCCCCGACAAGGGAGCCCCGCGCAGACCTTCCAGGGGTTCATCGGTGTCCGCGAAGTACGGCGCGGCCGGCGCAAGGGGAGAGGCCCGCGCGGGCTTCCCACACGTACGGCGAGCACTGGACGCCCTCACCGCCGGCACCCCAATGCCTCAGTCCCGCCTGAACGCCCTGCTCACCATCATGTCCACCCTCCAGGACACAGAACTGCTGTACACGGCGGGCCCATCAGGTCTACGACACGTACAGGCAGGCGCGAGAGAGGTCCTGGAGGCAGGCGGAACAGAAAGTGCCGCCGGGGCAAAAGCCCTGACGGCACTGACCACAGACCTGCACACCCGAGGCTGGACGCCCCGGGGGAGCGCGGGCCTACTGGCGGGGGCACTGTTCCTGGAAGAACTCAGCCCTTGA
- a CDS encoding aminopeptidase P family protein gives MAEELTPETPEESEEPIKQRKNGLYPGVSDELAENMKSGWADTELRDLAAIPQAAETAKRRAALSARFPGERLVIPAGNLKTRSNDTEYPFRASVEYAYLTGNQTEDGVLVLEPVADGHQATIYLLPRSDRENGEFWLSGQGELWVGRRHSLTEAGTLYGIPASDVRELADKLREATGPVRVVRGYDSGIESALTDKVTAERDEELRVFLSEARMVKDDFEIGELQKAVDSTVRGFEDVVKVLDKAEATSERYIEGTFFLRARVEGNDVGYGSICAAGPHACTLHWVRNDGPVRSGDLLLLDAGVETHTYYTADVTRTLPINGTYTEIQKKIYDAVYEAQEAGIAAVQPGAKYRDFHDASQRVLAEKLVEWGLVEGPVERVLELGLQRRWTLHGTGHMLGMDVHDCAAARVETYVDGVLEPGMCLTVEPGLYFQADDLTVPEEYRGIGVRIEDDILVTENGNRNLSAGLPRRSDEVEAWMASLKG, from the coding sequence GTGGCGGAAGAGCTCACGCCGGAGACCCCGGAAGAGTCTGAGGAGCCGATCAAGCAGCGCAAGAACGGCCTGTACCCGGGCGTGTCCGACGAGCTGGCCGAGAACATGAAGTCCGGCTGGGCCGACACGGAGCTGCGCGATCTGGCGGCGATCCCTCAGGCCGCCGAGACGGCCAAGCGGCGCGCCGCCCTGTCGGCCCGCTTCCCGGGCGAGCGTCTGGTGATCCCCGCGGGCAATCTGAAGACCCGCTCGAACGACACGGAGTACCCCTTCCGGGCCTCGGTCGAGTACGCCTACCTGACCGGCAACCAGACCGAGGACGGCGTCCTGGTCCTGGAGCCCGTCGCCGACGGCCACCAGGCGACGATCTACCTGCTGCCCCGCTCCGACCGCGAGAACGGCGAGTTCTGGCTCTCCGGCCAGGGCGAGCTGTGGGTCGGCCGCCGGCACTCGCTGACCGAGGCCGGGACGCTGTACGGCATCCCGGCGTCGGATGTGCGCGAGCTGGCGGACAAGCTCCGCGAGGCGACGGGTCCGGTGCGTGTCGTACGGGGCTACGACAGCGGCATCGAGTCCGCGCTGACGGACAAGGTCACCGCCGAGCGGGACGAGGAGCTGCGGGTCTTCCTGTCCGAGGCGCGGATGGTCAAGGACGACTTCGAGATCGGCGAGCTCCAGAAGGCCGTCGACTCCACGGTGCGCGGCTTCGAGGACGTGGTGAAGGTCCTCGACAAGGCCGAGGCCACCTCCGAGCGCTACATCGAGGGCACGTTCTTCCTCCGGGCGCGGGTCGAGGGCAACGACGTCGGCTACGGCTCCATCTGCGCGGCCGGGCCGCACGCCTGCACGCTGCACTGGGTGCGCAACGACGGCCCGGTGCGCTCCGGCGACCTGCTCCTGCTGGACGCGGGCGTGGAGACGCACACGTACTACACCGCGGACGTGACGCGCACGCTGCCGATCAACGGCACGTACACCGAGATCCAGAAGAAGATCTACGACGCCGTGTACGAGGCCCAGGAGGCCGGGATCGCGGCGGTGCAGCCCGGCGCGAAGTACCGGGACTTCCATGACGCCTCGCAGCGGGTGCTGGCCGAGAAGCTCGTGGAGTGGGGCCTTGTCGAGGGCCCCGTGGAGCGGGTCCTGGAGCTGGGCCTCCAGCGGCGCTGGACGCTGCACGGCACCGGCCACATGCTCGGCATGGACGTCCACGACTGTGCGGCGGCGCGGGTGGAGACGTACGTCGACGGCGTGCTCGAGCCGGGGATGTGCCTGACGGTCGAGCCCGGCCTGTACTTCCAGGCCGACGACCTGACGGTGCCGGAGGAGTACCGGGGCATCGGGGTCCGGATCGAGGACGACATCCTGGTGACGGAGAACGGCAACCGGAATCTGTCTGCTGGGCTTCCTCGGCGGTCGGACGAGGTCGAGGCGTGGATGGCTTCGCTCAAGGGCTGA
- a CDS encoding PP2C family protein-serine/threonine phosphatase, producing the protein MNAPHPPKVAGIDSTVPSPAHTVAPAPVASEPTVTTPVTVAATPGAPGLLLQDRLAGWVSDLTTLHELTERLARTASLSDALQELLRAGSALVGARRGLVVLEPADGRGPDTTVGLGLARADLGHIETVPRGSMSYGRILDGLPGGDGEIAQPDLFAEDGLDPRHREVAARLGYAASYALPLHTETAGRLGAAVWLYDEPAEPSERQRHLVGLYTRYATEHLARLLEVERTRACMATMSEELLPSRLPRVPGVQLAARHRTGPLGGGDWYDALPLPDAALGLAVGSVTGSGPSAVAAMGRLRASLRAYAVMEGEDPVAVLSDLELLLRLTEPARSATALFAYCEPALRKLTLAGAGHCPPLLIGERRTEFVETSVSAPLGMLACWEAPSVELQAEPGETVLLYTDGLLHRTGDATDRAFARLHTAAASVPRAIRNDPDAIAEHVLRTVLPDGLDAADSAEDVVLLAARFE; encoded by the coding sequence ATGAACGCCCCTCACCCTCCGAAAGTGGCCGGAATCGATTCAACGGTTCCCTCGCCCGCACACACTGTCGCGCCCGCGCCCGTGGCCTCGGAGCCCACAGTCACCACTCCCGTCACAGTCGCGGCCACCCCCGGCGCCCCCGGACTGCTCCTCCAGGACCGGCTCGCAGGCTGGGTCTCCGACCTCACCACGCTCCATGAACTCACCGAGCGGCTGGCTCGAACGGCCTCCTTGTCAGACGCCCTCCAGGAGCTGCTGCGCGCCGGGTCCGCCCTCGTCGGCGCCCGGCGCGGACTCGTCGTGCTGGAGCCCGCCGACGGACGGGGCCCGGACACCACGGTCGGCCTGGGCCTCGCCCGCGCGGACCTCGGGCACATCGAGACCGTGCCGCGCGGCTCCATGTCGTACGGCAGGATCCTCGACGGACTGCCCGGCGGGGACGGGGAGATCGCGCAGCCCGATCTGTTCGCCGAGGACGGTCTCGACCCGCGCCATCGCGAGGTGGCCGCGCGCCTCGGCTATGCCGCGAGCTACGCACTCCCCCTGCACACCGAGACCGCGGGCCGGCTCGGGGCCGCCGTATGGCTCTACGACGAGCCCGCCGAGCCGTCGGAGCGGCAGCGGCACCTCGTCGGTCTGTACACGCGCTACGCCACCGAGCACCTCGCCCGGCTGCTGGAGGTCGAGCGCACGCGCGCGTGCATGGCGACGATGTCCGAGGAGCTGCTCCCCTCCCGGCTGCCCCGGGTGCCCGGGGTCCAGCTCGCCGCCCGACACCGCACCGGGCCGCTGGGCGGCGGCGACTGGTACGACGCGCTGCCGCTGCCGGACGCGGCGCTCGGGCTCGCGGTCGGCTCGGTCACCGGATCGGGGCCGAGCGCGGTCGCCGCGATGGGGCGGCTGCGGGCCTCGCTGCGGGCGTACGCCGTGATGGAGGGCGAGGACCCGGTGGCGGTCCTGTCCGATCTGGAGCTGCTGCTGCGGCTGACCGAGCCCGCCCGCTCGGCGACCGCGCTGTTCGCGTACTGCGAACCCGCGCTGCGCAAGCTCACCCTCGCCGGGGCCGGGCACTGCCCGCCGCTGCTGATCGGCGAGCGGCGCACCGAGTTCGTGGAGACCTCCGTCTCCGCCCCGCTCGGCATGCTGGCCTGCTGGGAGGCGCCGAGCGTGGAGCTCCAGGCGGAACCCGGAGAGACGGTTCTGCTCTACACCGACGGGCTGCTGCACCGTACCGGCGACGCCACGGACCGGGCCTTCGCGCGGCTGCACACGGCGGCGGCGAGCGTGCCCCGGGCGATCCGGAACGACCCGGACGCCATCGCGGAGCACGTCCTGCGCACGGTCCTGCCGGACGGTCTTGACGCGGCGGACAGCGCCGAGGACGTGGTGCTGCTGGCGGCCCGCTTCGAGTGA
- a CDS encoding bifunctional DNA primase/polymerase — protein sequence MREILGRRRRLLSQRSDGRPELLSAALTFATQWQWPVLPGVTADPQGRSRCGCPDPECTVPGAHPFDPGLLAATTDERMVRWWWTNRPAAPIVLATGGNAPCAVSLPALPAAQALAALDRNGMRLGPVIASPTRWALLVKPYSMEQLGELLYAKDFVPGSLRFHGSGGYLALPPSETGQGAIGWERAPLPGSASPWVPDVEAVVDAVVEALTRTGVSAPEL from the coding sequence ATGCGCGAGATCCTCGGAAGGCGACGCAGGCTCCTGTCCCAGCGCAGCGACGGGAGGCCTGAGTTGCTCAGCGCGGCCCTGACCTTCGCGACTCAATGGCAGTGGCCCGTACTCCCGGGTGTGACGGCGGACCCGCAGGGGCGGTCCCGCTGCGGCTGCCCCGACCCGGAGTGCACGGTGCCCGGTGCGCACCCCTTCGACCCCGGCCTCCTCGCGGCCACCACCGACGAGCGCATGGTGCGCTGGTGGTGGACCAACCGCCCGGCGGCACCCATCGTCCTGGCCACCGGCGGCAACGCGCCCTGCGCGGTCAGCCTGCCCGCCCTGCCGGCCGCCCAGGCCCTGGCCGCGCTCGACCGCAACGGCATGCGGCTCGGCCCCGTGATCGCCTCGCCCACCCGCTGGGCGCTGCTCGTCAAGCCGTACTCCATGGAGCAGTTGGGCGAACTGCTCTACGCCAAGGACTTCGTCCCGGGTTCCCTGCGCTTCCACGGCTCGGGCGGCTATCTCGCCCTGCCCCCCTCCGAGACCGGTCAGGGTGCCATCGGCTGGGAGCGCGCGCCGCTGCCCGGCTCGGCCTCCCCGTGGGTACCGGACGTGGAGGCCGTGGTGGACGCCGTGGTGGAGGCCCTCACTCGTACGGGTGTGAGCGCACCCGAGTTGTAA
- a CDS encoding DUF5926 family protein: MAKKRPQTKATRPQLTDGEIPVVGAREPCPCGSGRRYKACHGKAAAEAVTELVQRPFEGLPGECDWVALRELVPAATVTLPLKGGLPEGVPSVTLATVLPMAWPALRRDDGSVLLGLQNDTASGDISRDLADTLQRALESKPGSPVQARRAPADGPRLQDLLDADGTFEPVVHAGFEFWVPDAENATPEVTASLERANAAAIPTVRLTGVDAAYWCETPDKNHLRWVMPYPEEQLLDALARLHAAGKSNLGEGTRLVGSFRAHGLTVPVWDLPSGIGAQDVEKPAAEFAERLTAALAADAPLTADERRARGGLTNRQVTLS, translated from the coding sequence ATGGCCAAGAAGCGCCCCCAGACGAAGGCCACGCGGCCACAGCTCACCGACGGAGAGATCCCGGTCGTCGGCGCGCGCGAGCCCTGCCCGTGCGGCAGTGGCCGCCGCTACAAGGCGTGTCACGGCAAGGCGGCCGCCGAGGCCGTGACCGAGTTGGTGCAGCGCCCCTTCGAGGGGCTGCCCGGCGAGTGCGACTGGGTCGCCCTGCGCGAGCTGGTGCCCGCCGCCACCGTCACGCTGCCGCTGAAGGGCGGTCTGCCCGAGGGCGTTCCCTCCGTCACGCTCGCGACCGTGCTGCCGATGGCCTGGCCCGCGCTGCGCCGCGACGACGGCTCGGTCCTGCTGGGCCTCCAGAACGACACGGCGTCCGGCGACATCAGCCGCGACCTCGCCGACACCCTCCAGCGCGCCCTTGAGTCCAAGCCCGGCTCCCCGGTCCAGGCCCGGCGTGCCCCGGCCGACGGTCCGCGACTCCAGGATCTGCTCGACGCCGATGGCACGTTCGAGCCAGTTGTGCACGCGGGCTTCGAGTTCTGGGTCCCGGACGCGGAGAACGCCACCCCGGAGGTCACCGCCTCCCTGGAGCGGGCCAACGCCGCCGCCATCCCGACCGTGCGGCTGACCGGCGTGGACGCCGCGTACTGGTGCGAGACGCCGGACAAGAACCACCTGCGCTGGGTCATGCCGTACCCCGAGGAGCAGCTTCTGGACGCACTCGCGCGGCTGCACGCGGCCGGGAAGTCCAACCTCGGCGAGGGCACCCGTCTGGTGGGTTCCTTCCGCGCTCATGGCCTGACGGTGCCGGTCTGGGACCTGCCGAGCGGGATCGGCGCCCAGGACGTGGAGAAGCCGGCCGCCGAGTTCGCCGAGCGGCTCACCGCCGCCCTCGCGGCCGACGCCCCGCTCACCGCGGACGAGCGCCGCGCGCGGGGCGGCCTGACCAACCGCCAGGTCACGCTCAGCTGA
- a CDS encoding ATP-binding protein encodes MRHRTWIGRFPVQAIGASTPWRGAKEVSGVALVVAQEVPTSSSMAVPHGPAGVGKARHRMREQLRMGGVAESVIDDAVLILSELLSNACKHGRPLGDALAGDGDVRAAWRVDAAGRLTVEVTDGGGPTRPAPATPSVTAHGGRGLNIITALADDWGVRDDARGEVTVWVIVHDSNAAHRHHDFATRVAAPAVASIPELDFADAFDDLD; translated from the coding sequence ATGCGTCACCGGACATGGATTGGCCGGTTTCCGGTACAGGCCATTGGGGCATCCACACCGTGGCGTGGGGCGAAGGAGGTCTCGGGGGTGGCGTTGGTGGTGGCACAGGAGGTGCCCACGTCGTCGAGCATGGCCGTACCCCATGGCCCTGCGGGCGTGGGGAAAGCGAGACACCGGATGCGCGAACAATTGCGCATGGGTGGTGTGGCGGAATCGGTCATCGACGACGCCGTACTGATCCTTTCCGAGCTCTTGAGCAACGCGTGCAAACACGGCCGACCACTGGGCGACGCCCTGGCCGGGGACGGTGACGTACGGGCCGCGTGGCGGGTGGACGCCGCCGGGCGGCTCACGGTGGAGGTGACGGACGGCGGCGGGCCCACCCGCCCGGCTCCGGCCACGCCCTCGGTCACCGCGCACGGCGGCCGCGGGCTCAACATCATCACCGCGCTGGCCGACGACTGGGGTGTCCGGGACGACGCCCGGGGTGAGGTCACCGTGTGGGTCATAGTGCATGACTCCAATGCGGCTCACCGCCACCATGACTTCGCTACGCGCGTCGCCGCTCCGGCCGTCGCCTCGATCCCCGAACTGGACTTCGCGGACGCCTTCGACGACCTGGACTGA